A portion of the Deinococcus hopiensis KR-140 genome contains these proteins:
- a CDS encoding DUF6428 family protein, whose amino-acid sequence MMQKIPGLTSSSTTLALLRELRAQPQRPLQFHLNGEVLVPAGYHVTEVKTVTIEAVDCGGHANAWRETVIQLMDGSAEEARAGFMTNRKFLAIYDRVVKHIPVRDEAEVRFEYGNTSIPAVQYRVSRIENTPECVIVHLRTPGVQCKAGDTCGTPVTESGSSEGCAPAGSCCSPAPAELISLS is encoded by the coding sequence ATGATGCAGAAGATCCCCGGCCTTACCAGCAGCAGCACCACCCTTGCCCTTCTCCGTGAGCTTCGCGCCCAGCCGCAGCGGCCTCTTCAGTTTCACCTAAATGGCGAAGTCCTCGTGCCTGCGGGCTACCACGTCACGGAAGTCAAAACCGTTACCATCGAAGCGGTGGACTGCGGAGGCCACGCCAACGCCTGGCGCGAGACGGTCATCCAACTGATGGACGGTTCTGCAGAGGAAGCCAGAGCCGGATTCATGACCAATCGCAAATTCCTGGCCATCTACGACCGCGTGGTTAAGCACATCCCCGTACGTGATGAAGCCGAAGTGCGCTTCGAGTATGGCAACACTTCCATTCCCGCGGTGCAGTACCGCGTCTCTCGCATCGAGAACACTCCTGAATGCGTCATCGTTCACCTCCGCACACCTGGGGTGCAGTGCAAGGCCGGGGACACCTGCGGTACACCTGTCACCGAGAGTGGGAGCAGCGAGGGATGTGCTCCCGCGGGCAGCTGCTGTAGCCCAGCGCCCGCCGAACTGATCTCCCTAAGCTGA
- a CDS encoding tetratricopeptide repeat protein: MDHLPSDLDHEENPDQQELSVEDFINQASRLSEWDRALPVLEKAVSLARQQDDDRCVAQSLLQLATVEWRLSHFSDALLHANEALTGFRELGSPSDEAWTLRLLGNIYGVQGQYSAAAEYLQCAAALSRTAGDHVCLASCLNNLGIIANELGDYSNALEFFLEALTAYAPADEHIPSTLNNIASLYRQMGQQEHALEYHSQTLEFVRERAGHVLLATFLHNTAETLRQLNREAEALPLLEESLKLARHLGDHLTEMLALDSLGLVAQSLGDVPLALEHYEQGLRLAATVNHPLAQVKLLMHHGALLSNGGQKVLEEALQLTLATKLKAEEREVHDLLSTEYERTGNYESALRHTRQARRVEQELFNEAQSRRAQALQIQYDVAKTREIAENQRILNEQLKRVNEELDAFSYTISHDLRGPVRQIQGFASLLRRLLKADGNSRADRYLDLIEEAIRRLNTLIDALLKLARQSRDPLETKLVDLNALVHEIQEELNAGLEGRRVTWKIESLPLVEVDETLIRQVFVNLLSNALKYSRTREQSFVEIYAEKGDGEWTVHVRDNGVGFDSEQADKLFGVFQRLHTEDEFEGTGIGLATVRRIVIRHGGRVSAVSKLGSGAVFSITLPTSTSMK, translated from the coding sequence ATGGATCATCTCCCCTCGGATTTAGATCATGAAGAAAACCCAGATCAACAAGAATTATCAGTGGAAGACTTTATTAATCAAGCTTCTCGCCTGAGTGAGTGGGATCGCGCCCTTCCAGTTCTTGAGAAGGCTGTTTCCTTGGCTCGGCAACAAGATGATGATAGATGTGTGGCACAAAGTTTACTGCAACTTGCGACAGTCGAATGGCGCCTTTCGCATTTTTCCGATGCTCTTCTACATGCGAATGAAGCTCTTACTGGATTTCGTGAACTCGGTAGTCCAAGTGATGAAGCTTGGACTTTGCGCCTGCTGGGAAATATCTACGGTGTTCAGGGCCAGTACTCGGCTGCAGCCGAGTACTTACAATGTGCTGCAGCATTAAGTCGAACCGCAGGTGACCATGTTTGTCTGGCTTCATGTCTGAATAATCTGGGTATTATAGCCAACGAATTGGGCGATTATTCGAATGCTCTTGAATTTTTTCTGGAGGCGTTGACGGCATACGCGCCAGCTGATGAACACATCCCATCAACTCTAAACAACATAGCGTCATTGTATCGACAAATGGGGCAGCAGGAACATGCCCTGGAATATCATAGTCAGACGCTAGAATTCGTTCGTGAGCGTGCTGGACACGTGTTGTTGGCAACGTTCCTACATAACACAGCAGAAACGTTGCGCCAACTAAACCGGGAGGCCGAGGCGCTGCCCCTCCTGGAGGAGTCGCTCAAACTTGCCCGCCACCTCGGTGATCACCTTACTGAAATGCTGGCACTAGACAGCCTGGGTTTGGTTGCTCAATCATTGGGAGACGTTCCCCTCGCTCTGGAACACTACGAACAAGGGTTACGCCTTGCGGCAACGGTCAACCACCCTCTGGCCCAAGTGAAACTCCTGATGCATCATGGAGCTCTTCTTTCTAATGGCGGCCAAAAAGTGCTGGAGGAGGCCTTGCAATTGACGCTAGCCACTAAATTGAAAGCAGAAGAGCGGGAAGTTCATGATTTACTAAGTACTGAATACGAAAGGACGGGAAATTACGAGAGTGCGTTGCGGCACACCCGCCAGGCGCGTCGAGTTGAACAGGAGTTATTTAACGAGGCGCAATCACGCCGGGCTCAGGCACTTCAGATCCAATACGACGTAGCCAAAACAAGGGAAATAGCTGAGAATCAACGGATACTAAATGAGCAGTTAAAGCGTGTTAATGAGGAGCTGGACGCGTTTAGTTACACTATTTCGCATGATCTGCGGGGGCCCGTTCGTCAGATACAAGGGTTTGCCAGCTTACTACGCAGGCTCTTGAAAGCAGATGGCAACTCGCGTGCTGATCGGTATTTAGACCTAATTGAAGAAGCTATCCGGCGTCTTAACACTTTGATTGACGCCCTCCTCAAATTGGCCCGTCAGTCCCGCGACCCCCTTGAGACTAAACTGGTGGACTTAAATGCTCTGGTTCACGAAATTCAAGAAGAATTAAATGCCGGTTTGGAAGGACGCCGTGTCACTTGGAAGATAGAAAGTCTGCCATTGGTAGAAGTGGATGAAACACTGATTCGACAAGTATTTGTTAATCTCCTATCAAATGCTTTAAAGTACAGTCGGACGCGAGAACAATCTTTCGTAGAGATATATGCCGAGAAAGGCGATGGGGAATGGACAGTGCATGTGCGTGACAACGGCGTAGGATTTGATTCTGAGCAAGCCGACAAGCTTTTTGGAGTTTTTCAACGATTACATACTGAAGATGAGTTTGAAGGGACCGGGATTGGTCTTGCTACGGTGCGGCGTATTGTAATTCGACACGGAGGCCGGGTATCTGCAGTGTCAAAACTTGGAAGCGGAGCAGTCTTTAGTATTACCCTACCCACTTCGACATCTATGAAATAA
- a CDS encoding MerR family transcriptional regulator produces MGAVGLSASAEQATGKTKAGGVIPAAVKRDITFFPTAGVYDRFINGETADLPNDERHRAPALACAVHNALLDPRPPLSYTPYHDVNVMVGVKVTTDRMLIGELSKRAGVTQRTVRYYEGLGLLSAEREGNGFHFYPPEALARLGKIAILKRLGLDLEEIRGVIDLYFTDPRGIEGKRAVLAILEHHLAETQQRIGDLERFQAELKDNIAHMRRVVAQAER; encoded by the coding sequence ATGGGCGCGGTGGGCCTGAGCGCCAGCGCCGAGCAGGCCACTGGCAAGACGAAAGCTGGCGGCGTCATTCCCGCCGCTGTCAAGCGCGACATCACCTTCTTCCCTACGGCCGGAGTGTATGACCGATTCATCAACGGGGAGACGGCAGATCTGCCGAATGACGAACGCCACCGCGCACCGGCGCTTGCTTGCGCTGTACATAATGCCTTGCTTGACCCACGGCCACCTCTGTCCTACACTCCCTACCATGACGTTAACGTCATGGTAGGGGTGAAAGTGACCACGGACCGGATGCTCATCGGCGAACTCAGCAAGCGCGCAGGCGTCACGCAACGTACCGTGCGCTACTACGAGGGTCTCGGCCTGCTGAGCGCCGAGCGTGAAGGCAATGGCTTTCACTTCTACCCCCCTGAAGCGCTCGCCCGCCTCGGTAAGATCGCCATTCTCAAGCGCCTGGGCCTCGACCTCGAAGAGATCCGCGGCGTTATCGACCTGTACTTCACCGATCCTCGCGGCATTGAGGGCAAGCGCGCGGTCCTCGCCATTCTCGAACACCACCTTGCGGAAACCCAACAGAGAATTGGCGATCTCGAACGCTTCCAGGCGGAGTTGAAGGACAATATCGCCCACATGCGCAGGGTAGTTGCGCAGGCTGAACGCTGA
- a CDS encoding MFS transporter, translating to MTPTTQPVGMTRGLTLLFAIAGGAAVGNLYWAQPLLATIAHTLGISTAAAGLLVTVTQIGYAVGVFLVVPLGDTLNRRRLIPAILACSAVALGATALAPTFAVLLVTLAAVGLTTVTGQLLVPLAGDLARDDQRGHAVGTVASGILTGILASRTISGLIADAFGWRAIYVVAAAITAVMMVLLARTLPPLPTRARVPYGQLLRSIFTVIKAHRAVQVTLVISAAVFAVFTMFWTGLTFLLSAPPFSYSLTQIGLVGLAGLAGALAAQRAGRFHDHGWSVPATGGALLLVFASLLLAALGVHSIALILVAVVLIDVAIQTANVLNQTRVLAVDPAARSRLNAALVTNNFIGGAVGSALAGVLWTHGGWIAVTLVAALLIVVVLLVWLAQRPHLDAVNRPAR from the coding sequence ATGACGCCCACCACCCAACCGGTAGGCATGACGCGCGGCCTCACCCTGTTGTTTGCGATTGCGGGCGGCGCCGCAGTCGGCAACCTCTACTGGGCGCAACCCCTGCTCGCCACCATCGCCCACACGCTGGGGATCAGTACCGCCGCCGCAGGGCTCCTCGTGACGGTCACCCAGATCGGGTATGCGGTTGGGGTGTTCCTGGTCGTCCCGCTTGGTGACACCCTCAACCGGCGCCGCCTCATTCCTGCGATCCTCGCGTGCTCCGCGGTGGCCTTGGGCGCTACCGCGCTCGCCCCCACCTTCGCGGTCCTGCTGGTCACCCTCGCCGCCGTCGGCCTGACGACCGTCACGGGGCAACTCCTGGTCCCGCTCGCCGGGGACCTGGCGCGGGACGACCAGCGGGGGCACGCCGTGGGAACAGTCGCCTCCGGCATCCTCACTGGCATCCTGGCGTCGCGCACCATCAGTGGGCTGATCGCGGACGCCTTCGGGTGGCGCGCCATCTACGTCGTTGCCGCTGCCATCACGGCGGTCATGATGGTCCTGCTCGCCCGCACGCTGCCACCCCTTCCCACACGCGCGAGGGTGCCCTACGGTCAACTCCTCCGCTCCATCTTTACGGTGATCAAAGCGCACCGTGCCGTGCAGGTCACCCTGGTGATCTCGGCGGCCGTCTTCGCCGTCTTTACGATGTTCTGGACGGGGCTGACATTCCTGCTGAGCGCGCCCCCCTTCTCGTACTCCCTGACCCAGATTGGGCTTGTCGGTCTTGCTGGGCTGGCCGGGGCGCTCGCGGCGCAGCGCGCCGGACGGTTCCACGACCACGGGTGGTCCGTCCCCGCCACCGGCGGCGCGCTGCTGCTCGTCTTCGCCTCGCTGCTTCTGGCGGCGCTCGGGGTCCACTCCATTGCCCTCATTCTCGTGGCCGTGGTGCTGATCGATGTGGCGATCCAGACGGCGAATGTGCTGAACCAGACGCGTGTGCTCGCGGTGGATCCTGCGGCCCGCAGCCGACTGAACGCGGCGCTCGTGACGAACAACTTTATCGGGGGTGCAGTCGGCTCGGCACTGGCGGGGGTCCTATGGACACATGGCGGGTGGATTGCCGTGACCCTCGTCGCGGCCCTCCTGATCGTCGTCGTCCTGCTCGTGTGGCTGGCCCAACGACCGCACCTGGACGCGGTGAACCGGCCCGCCAGATGA
- a CDS encoding transposase family protein, with translation MRVERLRQRPRSFESFCGLSPSEFQELATQLEPLWERAHRRSLLREGRQRRIGAGRQFKLDVPHRLLMTLVYLRHYLPMHLLGVLFEMDTANVCRNIHALLPLLEQALPAPLRARTLNIQKKAAEGAKPVRRLRTLEDVLEAFPDLADLIVDGTEQPRGQPKGKKGDGAGKKAVGRPKDKKKFYSAKKGTHTLKTQLTVTPEGQIVHLSATAPGRLHDIKLLRQSRLLPRLPRGSRLWGDRGYTGLEKLCPQHEVIVPRKRPKGGCLSLEDRELNRQISKVRIAVENALCRVKKFRVCREFYRNDPQRHGLFWGCVTGLVNLRLASRAPQLT, from the coding sequence TTGCGCGTCGAGCGACTGAGGCAGCGGCCCCGTTCCTTTGAGTCTTTCTGTGGGTTGAGCCCAAGTGAATTTCAGGAGTTGGCGACCCAGCTTGAACCCCTGTGGGAGAGAGCCCATCGCCGCTCCCTCCTGCGGGAGGGACGGCAACGCCGGATTGGAGCAGGGCGACAGTTCAAGCTCGATGTGCCGCATCGACTCCTGATGACGCTGGTCTATCTGCGTCATTACCTTCCGATGCATCTGTTGGGCGTCCTGTTCGAGATGGATACAGCGAACGTCTGTCGCAACATCCATGCCCTACTTCCGCTCCTGGAGCAGGCTCTGCCTGCTCCTCTGCGGGCACGAACGCTCAACATCCAGAAAAAGGCAGCTGAAGGTGCGAAACCAGTCCGTCGGCTCCGTACCCTGGAGGACGTTCTGGAAGCCTTCCCTGATCTTGCTGACCTGATCGTCGATGGGACAGAACAACCCCGAGGACAGCCGAAAGGAAAGAAGGGTGATGGAGCAGGGAAAAAGGCAGTGGGACGCCCGAAAGACAAGAAGAAGTTCTACAGCGCGAAGAAGGGCACCCACACCCTGAAGACCCAGCTCACGGTCACACCCGAAGGTCAGATCGTCCATCTGAGCGCCACGGCTCCCGGTCGCCTCCACGACATAAAGCTCCTCAGGCAATCAAGATTGCTGCCTCGACTGCCCCGAGGCAGCCGTCTATGGGGCGACCGAGGCTATACCGGACTGGAAAAGCTTTGTCCGCAGCACGAAGTCATCGTGCCCAGGAAGCGACCCAAAGGGGGCTGTCTTTCCTTGGAGGACCGGGAATTGAACCGGCAGATTTCCAAGGTCAGAATTGCGGTGGAGAACGCGCTGTGTCGGGTGAAGAAGTTCCGAGTCTGCCGCGAGTTCTACCGCAATGATCCCCAGCGGCATGGCTTGTTCTGGGGATGCGTCACCGGTCTGGTCAATCTTCGCCTCGCCTCACGAGCACCACAACTTACCTGA
- a CDS encoding alpha/beta fold hydrolase, which translates to MNQPEFLNVGQVRTRHVTQGNGDPAVLLHGIGRSLEDWSETVPALAAHHRVYVPDLIGFGLTDKPDVPYTLPGLARFVKHYLAAVGETRPVTLIGNSLGGAVAQQFAAMYPEQVRTLVLVSSAGFGQEVTVALRLLSIPKLGERMMTPNPRNSARVVESLFHDPKFATPERGAHAQFLAGQPDRARSYLSVARYLGGWRGVHAGWRATLTQQLAQMKLPTLIVWGAQDQILPATHLGHASTVYPHARTRLFPQTGHLPQIERAEEFNAVVLNFMGENA; encoded by the coding sequence ATGAACCAACCGGAGTTCCTCAACGTGGGCCAGGTCCGGACCCGGCACGTGACTCAGGGCAACGGCGACCCGGCCGTGTTGCTGCACGGCATCGGACGCAGTCTGGAAGACTGGAGTGAAACTGTCCCTGCCCTCGCGGCGCATCACCGTGTGTATGTGCCCGACCTGATTGGCTTCGGCCTCACCGACAAGCCGGACGTGCCGTATACGCTGCCTGGGTTGGCCCGCTTCGTGAAGCATTACCTCGCAGCAGTGGGCGAAACCCGGCCCGTCACCTTGATCGGCAACTCCCTGGGTGGGGCCGTGGCGCAGCAGTTCGCCGCCATGTATCCCGAGCAGGTCCGCACCCTCGTTCTGGTGAGCAGTGCTGGCTTCGGTCAGGAAGTCACGGTGGCCCTGCGCCTCCTGTCGATCCCCAAACTGGGTGAACGCATGATGACCCCCAACCCCCGCAACAGTGCTCGCGTGGTCGAAAGTCTCTTCCACGACCCGAAATTCGCCACCCCGGAACGCGGGGCGCACGCCCAGTTCCTGGCTGGGCAGCCGGACCGCGCCCGGTCCTACCTCAGCGTGGCGCGGTACCTGGGCGGGTGGCGGGGCGTGCACGCTGGGTGGCGAGCCACCCTCACGCAGCAACTCGCGCAAATGAAGCTGCCTACGCTGATTGTTTGGGGAGCACAGGATCAGATCCTGCCGGCCACACACCTCGGTCACGCCAGCACGGTGTATCCGCACGCACGGACTCGCCTCTTCCCGCAGACCGGCCATCTGCCGCAAATTGAACGCGCTGAGGAATTCAACGCGGTGGTACTCAATTTCATGGGAGAGAACGCATGA
- a CDS encoding SDR family NAD(P)-dependent oxidoreductase has translation MNPYVFPGGVAILTGAASGIGLALATELARRGSHLALIDQNREGLERVAGELRRQRLDLQVTTHAFDLGRTDAIPELTEDVLRQHRRITLVINNAGVALGGTFDEISLEEFEWVQSINFRAVVAMCKAFLPTLRAELSPHIVNVSSLYGIAAPPRQSAYAASKFAVRGFTEVLRHELAPHGIGVTVVHPGGVRTNIANSARVGSGVRLTALEAAAQRESLNRLLRLDPAEAARLILLGVERRSPRVLVGSDAKAIDVLVRTLPATYWSVINRLLPGRYKVKQ, from the coding sequence ATGAACCCATACGTCTTTCCTGGTGGCGTGGCCATCCTGACCGGCGCCGCCAGTGGCATTGGACTGGCCCTCGCCACCGAACTCGCCCGGCGTGGGAGCCACCTCGCGCTGATTGACCAGAACCGTGAAGGTCTGGAACGGGTTGCCGGCGAATTGCGCCGGCAGCGTCTTGACCTGCAGGTCACCACCCACGCATTTGACCTCGGCCGTACGGACGCAATCCCTGAACTTACTGAGGACGTCCTACGCCAGCACCGCCGCATCACCCTGGTGATCAACAATGCAGGTGTGGCTCTCGGCGGCACCTTCGACGAAATCAGCCTGGAGGAGTTTGAATGGGTGCAGAGCATCAACTTCCGGGCAGTCGTGGCGATGTGCAAGGCGTTCTTGCCCACCCTGAGGGCGGAGCTCAGTCCGCACATTGTGAACGTGTCGAGCCTGTATGGGATTGCGGCGCCGCCCCGTCAGAGCGCCTACGCGGCAAGCAAATTCGCGGTGCGGGGATTTACGGAAGTGCTGCGGCATGAACTGGCACCCCACGGGATCGGGGTGACGGTCGTCCACCCCGGGGGTGTCCGGACCAATATTGCCAACAGTGCCCGCGTGGGCAGCGGTGTTCGGTTAACCGCCCTGGAGGCCGCTGCCCAGCGGGAGAGCTTGAACCGGCTGCTCCGCTTGGATCCCGCCGAAGCAGCCCGGCTCATCCTGCTCGGCGTGGAACGTCGCTCCCCACGCGTGTTGGTGGGGAGCGACGCGAAAGCCATTGACGTTCTTGTTCGTACCCTACCAGCGACATACTGGTCAGTCATCAATCGCCTGCTGCCTGGTCGGTACAAGGTGAAGCAATGA
- a CDS encoding flavin-containing monooxygenase, whose protein sequence is MPKRRWLLTAGALALGGLWLISRRAAAPRSGGQRALIPSTDPQPLDVLIIGAGLSGIGAARHLLAKSPGKRFEILEARHAIGGTWDLFRYPGVRSDSDVFTLGYSFKPWLGRKSIADGADIRQYIQEAADEVGLTERIRFGHKVKTAVWSSGEGLWTVTAEAQGGQGQTDAFTRKARFLFLCSGYYSYDEGHRPAFPNEESFRGRIVHPQFWPEDLDYAGKRVVVIGSGATAVTLIPALTDRAAHVTMLQRSPSYVAVRPLLDETAHKLRRWLPARAAHSLTRWRNVLTSILYYQVARKKPELFKQRLLQAAADRIGDGFDPRHFTPSYQPWDQRVCAVPDGDLFEALRTGKASVVTDTIKTFTPTGIRLSSGQELLADIIVTATGLKLNVLGDIGFTLDGRPLDVSRTMVYKGMMLAGVPNFAYAFGYTNSSWTLKAELTADYVSRLLIYMDERGYEVVAPRADPSVEERPLLDFSSGYVARGAAALPKQGSRRPWQVYQNYLLDRYTIQLSPLNDGTLRFTRSHTPGSP, encoded by the coding sequence ATGCCCAAACGCAGGTGGCTGCTCACCGCAGGAGCGCTCGCCCTGGGGGGACTGTGGCTTATTTCAAGGCGAGCGGCGGCCCCGCGGTCCGGAGGTCAGCGTGCCCTGATCCCCTCCACTGACCCGCAACCACTGGACGTGCTGATCATTGGCGCGGGCCTCTCCGGCATAGGTGCGGCGCGGCACCTGCTCGCAAAGAGTCCCGGGAAACGCTTTGAGATTCTGGAAGCCCGTCACGCCATTGGCGGTACGTGGGACCTGTTCCGGTACCCGGGTGTGCGCTCAGACTCTGACGTGTTCACGCTGGGATACAGCTTCAAGCCCTGGCTCGGCCGAAAATCCATTGCAGACGGCGCCGACATCCGCCAGTACATTCAGGAGGCGGCTGACGAGGTGGGCCTCACGGAGCGCATCCGTTTCGGACACAAGGTCAAGACTGCCGTCTGGTCCTCAGGAGAGGGGCTGTGGACCGTCACGGCCGAGGCGCAGGGCGGGCAGGGCCAGACCGACGCGTTCACCCGTAAGGCAAGATTCCTGTTCCTGTGCAGTGGGTATTACAGCTACGATGAAGGCCACCGCCCGGCTTTCCCGAACGAGGAGTCCTTCCGGGGGCGGATTGTTCACCCGCAGTTCTGGCCGGAAGACCTTGACTACGCCGGCAAGCGCGTTGTGGTGATTGGCAGCGGCGCGACCGCCGTCACGCTCATCCCCGCCCTGACGGACCGGGCCGCGCACGTGACGATGTTGCAACGTTCGCCGTCCTACGTGGCCGTGCGGCCCCTGCTGGATGAAACCGCCCACAAGCTGCGCCGTTGGCTGCCCGCTCGGGCTGCCCACAGCCTGACCCGCTGGAGGAACGTGTTGACCAGCATTCTGTACTACCAGGTTGCCCGGAAGAAACCCGAGTTGTTCAAACAGAGGCTGCTTCAGGCCGCTGCAGATCGCATCGGGGACGGGTTTGACCCACGTCATTTCACGCCCAGCTACCAACCCTGGGACCAGCGGGTGTGCGCCGTGCCCGACGGTGATCTGTTCGAGGCGCTCCGCACCGGCAAGGCGTCGGTCGTGACCGACACAATCAAAACCTTCACCCCAACTGGCATTCGGCTGTCCAGCGGTCAGGAATTGCTGGCAGACATCATCGTGACGGCCACTGGACTGAAGCTGAACGTGCTGGGCGACATTGGGTTTACGCTCGATGGTCGGCCGCTGGACGTCTCCCGGACCATGGTCTATAAGGGGATGATGTTGGCCGGTGTGCCGAATTTTGCGTACGCATTCGGTTACACAAACTCGTCTTGGACACTCAAAGCGGAGCTCACAGCAGATTATGTCTCCCGCCTCCTGATTTACATGGACGAGCGGGGGTACGAGGTCGTGGCCCCCAGAGCAGATCCATCGGTTGAAGAGCGGCCGCTGCTGGACTTTAGTTCAGGGTATGTGGCCCGTGGCGCGGCTGCTCTGCCCAAGCAGGGGTCCAGGAGACCGTGGCAGGTGTACCAGAACTACCTGCTCGACCGCTACACCATTCAACTCTCCCCCCTAAACGACGGGACGCTCAGATTCACTCGAAGCCACACTCCTGGCTCGCCCTGA
- a CDS encoding methyltransferase domain-containing protein, whose translation MTVGHQDALLSDLSGQHWPYRPLPNALDLPINSAIPDIGVGAGQLLMYLHERGHQGIRVGLNPVPGPAVLCGQAEALAFPDASFEVVLFVRSLFHVTDSAQALHEGIRVLQVESWWSQYRAERTW comes from the coding sequence GTGACCGTGGGCCACCAAGATGCTCTGCTCTCCGATCTTTCTGGGCAACACTGGCCGTATCGTCCCCTGCCGAACGCTCTCGATCTGCCAATCAACAGCGCCATCCCCGATATCGGTGTTGGTGCAGGCCAGCTCCTGATGTACTTACACGAGCGTGGCCATCAGGGCATACGAGTGGGGCTTAATCCTGTCCCTGGCCCTGCCGTGCTCTGCGGTCAAGCTGAGGCACTTGCCTTTCCAGATGCGTCCTTCGAAGTGGTTCTTTTCGTCCGCAGCTTATTTCACGTTACTGATTCAGCCCAGGCCCTCCATGAAGGGATACGAGTTCTCCAGGTGGAAAGCTGGTGGTCGCAGTACAGGGCAGAGCGCACCTGGTGA
- a CDS encoding IS110 family transposase: protein MESIFVGIDVCKARLDVAIRPTGEIFAEENSIPGVARLADRLKALEPTLVVLEATGGLERDLVLALVQQGVRVVVANARQVRDFAKATGRLAKTDQLDAMLLALFAEMVRPPARKVPEERVRALGDLVDRRRQVVDMLVMERNRLHSVRAEAVRADLHAHITSLEKRQSELDQELKALMETDLQWRAQRDLLMSVPGVGQVVTLTLLAQLPELGQVSGKQLSALVGLAPFNRDSGKSRGRRSIWGGRAEVRTKLYMAAVTGIRVNPVLRDVFQRLVAQGKPKKVALVACMRKLLVILNAIVRSQVPWRLVDGTV from the coding sequence GTGGAGAGCATCTTCGTCGGTATCGATGTTTGCAAAGCTCGCCTTGATGTTGCGATTCGTCCCACTGGAGAAATTTTTGCTGAGGAGAACTCGATTCCAGGTGTCGCACGACTTGCGGATCGCCTGAAAGCACTCGAACCGACTTTGGTTGTGCTGGAAGCGACGGGTGGGTTGGAGCGGGATCTGGTCCTGGCGTTGGTCCAACAAGGTGTTCGGGTCGTCGTGGCCAATGCGCGTCAAGTTCGCGACTTCGCCAAAGCAACAGGTCGACTGGCCAAAACAGATCAATTGGATGCCATGCTCTTGGCCTTGTTTGCGGAGATGGTCCGGCCTCCAGCTCGGAAGGTACCTGAGGAGCGGGTTCGTGCACTGGGAGACCTGGTCGACCGTCGACGACAAGTCGTCGACATGCTGGTCATGGAACGAAACCGCCTTCACTCCGTACGGGCGGAAGCGGTGCGTGCAGATCTGCACGCACACATCACCTCTCTGGAGAAACGCCAGAGTGAGCTGGATCAGGAACTGAAGGCACTGATGGAGACCGATCTGCAGTGGCGTGCTCAGCGGGACCTTCTGATGAGCGTTCCCGGTGTGGGTCAGGTCGTCACGTTGACGTTGCTTGCCCAGTTGCCTGAGCTCGGCCAAGTCTCTGGCAAACAACTGAGCGCCCTGGTTGGATTGGCACCGTTCAACCGAGACAGCGGGAAATCCCGAGGGCGACGCAGCATCTGGGGAGGACGCGCGGAGGTGAGGACCAAACTGTACATGGCGGCGGTCACCGGAATTCGTGTCAACCCGGTACTTCGGGATGTTTTTCAGCGTCTGGTTGCACAGGGAAAACCTAAAAAAGTGGCGCTCGTCGCGTGTATGCGTAAGTTGCTGGTCATCCTGAATGCCATTGTTCGTTCTCAAGTGCCGTGGCGTCTCGTGGATGGCACGGTGTGA
- a CDS encoding DUF805 domain-containing protein: MILVPFVGGVLLFVFLAMDILAGTNKWGANPKGIQLPQTQAWYAASQTGKQGEEDAPNGGHPMSVLRRPQNQG, encoded by the coding sequence ATGATCCTCGTTCCTTTTGTCGGTGGTGTGTTGCTGTTCGTGTTCCTGGCGATGGACATCCTCGCTGGTACGAACAAATGGGGAGCGAATCCGAAAGGAATCCAGCTGCCTCAAACGCAGGCTTGGTACGCCGCCTCCCAGACGGGAAAGCAAGGAGAAGAGGATGCCCCGAACGGAGGGCACCCCATGTCGGTTTTGAGACGTCCCCAGAATCAAGGCTAG